A genomic stretch from Anopheles nili chromosome X, idAnoNiliSN_F5_01, whole genome shotgun sequence includes:
- the LOC128728881 gene encoding 32 kDa beta-galactoside-binding lectin-like isoform X2, giving the protein MLTTFAGALSCPVSTGHVFLVRAKSIDGAERVDIGFQADKTIDSDALLHLSVQFEEQRIVRNTLQGGQWQQPEQTCPLSPNSLQRMSSGKVFTVYILVGDQQFHIAFDGIHVCSYQIKGSLANIKVITITKDVHQVLCVNHRQAFPFPYPAIQSEDPSYYFSNDVPQPFRPGHAIIVTAIPFGNPRGGFIIKFLENGSKKQALHFNPRFDPYYVVVRNSHATDALDFRQEERSGGFPFIIEQQFKLAILLAEKEFKFAINGRMFETYTYKTPRQLDVLNGFHIECVNGLQLEVTAVDHCYSDLPELARFEDLSRPDVDIV; this is encoded by the exons ATGCTGACGACCTTCGCCGGAGCCCTAAGTTGCCCAGTGAGCACTGGGCACGTATTCCTCGTGCGGGCCAAATCGATCGACGGAGCTGAAAGAGTCGATATCGGTTTCCAGGCGGATAAAACGATCGACTCGGACGCTCTGCTGCACCTGTCGGTACAGTTTGAAGAACAGCGAATTGTGCGCAACACTCTACAGGGTGGTCAATGGCAACAACCCGAGCAGACCTGCCCGTTATCGCCGAATTCGCTGCAACGCATGTCTTCCG GGAAGGTATTTACCGTGTACATCCTCGTGGGGGATCAGCAATTCCATATTGCCTTTGACGGCATCCATGTTTGCTCGTACCAAATCAAAGGTTCGCTAGCCAATATTAAGGTTATAACCATTACAAAGGACGTGCATCAGGTGCTGTGCGTCAACCATAGGCAAGCTTTCCCGTTTCCGTATCCTGCGATACAGAGTGAGGATCCATCCTACTACTTCTCTAATGACGTTCCTCAGCCATTTCGACCAG GTCATGCCATAATTGTTACTGCTATTCCGTTCGGGAATCCACGGGGAGGCTTTATCATCAAGTTCCtcgaaaatggcagcaaaaagcAAGCGCTTCATTTTAATCCTCGCTTCGATCCATACTACGTGGTGGTTCGAAACTCGCACGCCACAGACGCACTGGA TTTCCGACAGGAAGAACGGTCCGGAGGGTTTCCCTTCATCATCGAACAACAGTTCAAGCTGGCCATCTTACTCGCAGAGAAGGAGTTCAAGTTCGCAATCAATGGTCGCATGTTCGAGACATATACCTACAAAACCCCACGTCAGCTGGACGTGCTGAATGGTTTCCATATCGAGTGCGTAAATGGCCTGCAGTTGGAGGTCACTGCCGTTGACCATTGCTATTCCGATTTACCCGAATTGGCCCGGTTTGAGGATTTGTCCCGTCCGGATGTGGATATTGTGTAG
- the LOC128728881 gene encoding 32 kDa beta-galactoside-binding lectin lec-3-like isoform X1: MLTTFAGALSCPVSTGHVFLVRAKSIDGAERVDIGFQADKTIDSDALLHLSVQFEEQRIVRNTLQGGQWQQPEQTCPLSPNSLQRMSSGKNKFRSIIDHTVVNTILFCHHTTYILNLAATGKVFTVYILVGDQQFHIAFDGIHVCSYQIKGSLANIKVITITKDVHQVLCVNHRQAFPFPYPAIQSEDPSYYFSNDVPQPFRPGHAIIVTAIPFGNPRGGFIIKFLENGSKKQALHFNPRFDPYYVVVRNSHATDALDFRQEERSGGFPFIIEQQFKLAILLAEKEFKFAINGRMFETYTYKTPRQLDVLNGFHIECVNGLQLEVTAVDHCYSDLPELARFEDLSRPDVDIV, from the exons ATGCTGACGACCTTCGCCGGAGCCCTAAGTTGCCCAGTGAGCACTGGGCACGTATTCCTCGTGCGGGCCAAATCGATCGACGGAGCTGAAAGAGTCGATATCGGTTTCCAGGCGGATAAAACGATCGACTCGGACGCTCTGCTGCACCTGTCGGTACAGTTTGAAGAACAGCGAATTGTGCGCAACACTCTACAGGGTGGTCAATGGCAACAACCCGAGCAGACCTGCCCGTTATCGCCGAATTCGCTGCAACGCATGTCTTCCGGTAAGAACAAATTTCGCTCGATCATCGATCATACAGTAGTTAATACCATTCTTTTCTGCCATCACACAACTTATATCTTAAACCTCGCTGCCACAGGGAAGGTATTTACCGTGTACATCCTCGTGGGGGATCAGCAATTCCATATTGCCTTTGACGGCATCCATGTTTGCTCGTACCAAATCAAAGGTTCGCTAGCCAATATTAAGGTTATAACCATTACAAAGGACGTGCATCAGGTGCTGTGCGTCAACCATAGGCAAGCTTTCCCGTTTCCGTATCCTGCGATACAGAGTGAGGATCCATCCTACTACTTCTCTAATGACGTTCCTCAGCCATTTCGACCAG GTCATGCCATAATTGTTACTGCTATTCCGTTCGGGAATCCACGGGGAGGCTTTATCATCAAGTTCCtcgaaaatggcagcaaaaagcAAGCGCTTCATTTTAATCCTCGCTTCGATCCATACTACGTGGTGGTTCGAAACTCGCACGCCACAGACGCACTGGA TTTCCGACAGGAAGAACGGTCCGGAGGGTTTCCCTTCATCATCGAACAACAGTTCAAGCTGGCCATCTTACTCGCAGAGAAGGAGTTCAAGTTCGCAATCAATGGTCGCATGTTCGAGACATATACCTACAAAACCCCACGTCAGCTGGACGTGCTGAATGGTTTCCATATCGAGTGCGTAAATGGCCTGCAGTTGGAGGTCACTGCCGTTGACCATTGCTATTCCGATTTACCCGAATTGGCCCGGTTTGAGGATTTGTCCCGTCCGGATGTGGATATTGTGTAG
- the LOC128728458 gene encoding SLIT and NTRK-like protein 4 — translation METPCKILILLVLLWCGIGANSEDVSSLCSRCTCLIANQTSAVMSYDLLDCSRSNLQSMITEWPEQIDTNDPEREIVFSLSGNSIETLEQLPATNTTLVFTCRHSKVKSLANGLFIDSPNVLRVDLSWNMLDGEQLTAEVFRGPYNDHENTRALLLDELDLRSNAITYLLENAFEHITSLRQLSLARNPLKQITQGTAKALAQLVNIEILDLSFASLTDIEATAFVGMHGLRELYLQGNQLTELPEAIFQLSALVSLHVGENPIEILNIPSPLDQLQHLNISSMPFLHTIEVESFQNIKSLQTLTGRNNSALEIFDLSVLRHVAGLQELDLSQSNLKHLSTPLEEGFHEELPQPEPKPYVNVLEVLGLRENPWHCDCDLQQILKQINYQRLLDPDEETRCETPYMFSSLHLTDLDYIEVCDSPANDGPKNPGYEKPAFLRPRAIFLSLLSVGVVLGLGVIIGLFIVCLKRRLKNNRIAFSSSVRYTSVRESTASKGLPRGAIAIQYVYE, via the exons ATGGAAACTCCTTGTAAA ATATTGATACTGTTAGTGCTGCTCTGGTGCGGTATCGGTGCCAACTCAGAGGATGTATCATCTTTATGCAGCAGGTGCACCTGCTTGATAGCGAATCAAACGTCAGCAGTTATGAGCTATGACCTGCTAGACTGCTCCCGTAGCAATCTGCAAAGCATGATCACAGAATGGCCGGAACAAATCGACACCAATGATCCGGAGCGTGAGATCGTATTTTCCTTATCAGGAAATAGCATCGAAACGCTTGAGCAGCTGCCGGCCACTAATACGACGCTGGTGTTCACTTGTAGGCATTCTAAGGTGAAAAGTCTGGCCAATGGGCTATTCATAGACTCTCCCAACGTCTTACGAGTCGATCTAAGCTGGAACATGCTGGACGGTGAGCAATTAACCGCCGAGGTGTTCCGTGGTCCGTACAATGATCACGAAAACACTCGCGCACTGTTGCTGGACGAGCTGGACTTGCGATCAAACGCAATAACGTATCTGTTGGAAAATGCGTTTGAACATATCACCAGCCTGCGTCAGTTATCTCTCGCGCGTAATCCCCTTAAGCAAATCACGCAGGGAACTGCCAAGGCTCTCGCTCAGCTGGTTAACATCGAGATTTTGGATCTGTCGTTTGCATCACTAACGGATATTGAGGCAACGGCGTTTGTCGGGATGCATGGTTTACGTGAACTCTACTTGCAAGGAAACCAACTAACAGAATTACCGGAAGCTATCTTTCAGTTGAGTGCATTAGTATCACTACATGTAGGCGAAAATCCTATCGAAATACTGAATATTCCAAGTC cGCTTGACCAGCTACAGCACCTGAACATCAGCAGCATGCCGTTTCTTCACACCATTGAAGTAGAATcttttcaaaatataaaatcaCTGCAGACATTAACAGGTCGTAACAATTCGGCGCTGGAAATTTTTGATTTAAGTGTACTGCGTCATGTGGCTGGTTTGCAAGAG CTCGACTTATCGCAATCAAACTTAAAACATCTCAGCACACCATTGGAAGAAGGATTCCACGAAGAGCTACCACAACCCGAACCGAAGCCGTACGTTAATGTCTTGGAAGTGTTGGGACTGagagaaaacccctggcactGCGACTGCGATCTGCAACAGATCCTGAAGCAGATCAATTACCAACGACTGTTGGATCCTGACGAGGAGACACGATGTGAGACGCCATACATGTTCTCTTCTCTGCACCTCACCGATCTCGATTATATCGAGGTGTGCGATAGTCCCGCCAATGATGGACCTAAAAATCCCGGCTACGAAAAACCCGCTTTTCTGCGCCCAAGGGCCATTTTCCTATCACTGCTATCGGTGGGCGTGGTGCTCGGGTTAGGTGTCATTATAGggttatttattgtttgtcTCAAACGCAGACTCAAAAATAATAGGATTGCATTTTCATCTTCGGTTCGATACACATCGGTTCGAGAAAGCACTGCATCCAAGGGGCTTCCAAGAGGCGCAATAGCGATACAATATGTGTATGAATAG
- the LOC128728820 gene encoding syndetin, translating to MEKVEEIKYKVLELINKKKEVKIPKMGFTDYYMHQQQANRVASGAVLPAGTSKQGSHGSTAGGAGTTGQYDWVEEITRDDLSVGVRKGTIDDQSASGSGKLSDQEVLESTEAIYFDGGSNTGLHELRKLSEREQLLDCDSIEQSMGVLKRQHRVISKKVLQLILEQRTACDEEFQRIRETERLLRDTVGMCRAARLKLDTSKLLLTTTNLEILAAYKKRQTLVNLLRTLTALKSMRSIDQRLQRRLTDADYGGAIAILLENKNLSQRFHQYRCVESLSHKLQDTLLLTEVQLESVLGEMPSEFEPARYQKLQEAYQLLGKQLIAMDQLHMNFVSSVHTAAFTVLRQHMDVSVEESKKLTYEQMCDCVPVDKYVHCLTALCRAFWKILVSYHQVRCWHQNRCLYEKAPPPVEPGTGPDPPDRSSSAFHQEYIHQKLETGQFRLWNDVQGKVCVFIGTGRLHALKYDQFVQILAIVQRLKKVGGEFCDSRSERLLTTMQQQSMEFFRRYHAACLEEIGLFFDHEVWVPIGSFHDVTQLQEYRNFRHALARTAAARTARGSPAGTARSGETPAADLIPDSASSMHSQDESSLYGSCGYFLRFTEKSSPFDGGFDSTMLEEDILAGIADESSYYCSEDSSDNNEQQSPGSPGPHVPPTVSTAPSTPIVVVNTSLTVLRCIGRYLYFCKLLHPITPHIVRSMAELIDYYLYSVHDLFSADLPVPRDNLASGRLRTALQRIQAELLPKLRRVWPLSDEMVRPDLSDPDTVYGLHRRIVASESCLTLVAQFRQMEPYLGGLLGAGGNLDEGGWTQTALREYLVRTAEYVPDVRKPIFMCSTARIIDLQAVLGAMNKVKWDINHVNVQHSPYIDTINRGVQYFAMKLEEETSSVLLSRDVLWDSFVHVLTHLLVEGFSNAKKCSAGGRALMQLDFTHFWSLLEIVSGGKHPEHRAYVEQYVKAYYLPKDLLEQWLLEPHGYSSKHLAGLVQCACSSDKKARQRLLALVESSAGPATPADSSPTSPAAIPTESGLPSEP from the exons ATGGAGAAGGTGGAGGAAATCAAGTACAAAGTGCTGGAGCTGATCAATAAGAAG AAGGAGGTTAAAATTCCAAAGATGGGCTTCACGGACTACTacatgcaccagcagcaggcgaACCGGGTCGCTTCCGGTGCGGTACTTCCAGCTGGAACTTCGAAACAGGGCTCTCACGGGTCAACAGCTGGTGGGGCTGGCACCACGGGACAATATGACTGGGTGGAGGAAATCACGCGTGACGACCTCAGCGTCGGTGTTCGGAAAGGCACCATTGATGATCAATCCGCTAGTGGGTCGGGGAAGCTCTCCGACCAGGAAGTGCTCGAATCCACCGAGGCAATCTACTTCGACGGTGGCAGCAACACCGGGCTGCACGAGCTGCGTAAGCTTTCCGAACGCGAGCAGCTGTTGGATTGCGATTCGATCGAGCAGTCAATGGGAGTGCTGAAACGCCAGCACCGGGTTATCTCGAAAAAGGTGCTCCAGTTGATCCTGGAACAGCGGACCGCTTGCGACGAGGAGTTCCAGCGTATCCGCGAGACGGAGCGGTTGTTGCGTGACACTGTGGGAATGTGCCGAGCGGCACGCCTTAAGCTCGACACCTCTAAGCTACTGCTGACGACGACGAATCTGGAGATATTGGCCGCTTACAAGAAACGCCAGACATTGGTGAACCTTTTGCGCACCCTGACTGCTCTCAAGAGCATGCGTTCGATTGACCAACGGCTACAGCGTCGGCTGACGGATGCCGATTACGGTGGGGCGATCGCGATCCTGCTCGAGAACAAGAACCTGTCGCAGCGCTTCCACCAGTACCGGTGTGTCGAGTCGCTGTCGCACAAGCTGCAGGATACGCTGCTGCTGACGGAAGTCCAGCTGGAGAGCGTTTTGGGCGAGATGCCATCCGAGTTCGAGCCAGCTCGCTACCAGAAGCTGCAGGAGGCATACCAGCTGCTCGGCAAGCAGCTGATCGCGATGGATCAGCTGCATATGAACTTCGTCTCGTCGGTGCACACGGCCGCGTTCACCGTCCTACGCCAGCACATGGACGTAAGCGTGGAGGAAAGCAAGAAGCTGACGTACGAGCAAATGTGCGACTGCGTTCCGGTGGATAAGTACGTGCATTGTTTGACGGCACTTTGCCGCGCCTTCTGGAAGATCCTGGTATCGTACCACCAAGTccgctgctggcaccagaatCGCTGTCTCTACGAGAAAGCACCTCCACCGGTAGAGCCAGGAACCGGGCCTGATCCGCCCGACCGATCGTCTTCCGCTTTCCATCAGGAGTACATCCACCAGAAGCTGGAGACGGGCCAGTTCCGGCTGTGGAATGATGTCCAGGGCAAGGTGTGCGTGTTTATCGGCACCGGTCGGCTACACGCGCTCAAGTACGATCAGTTCGTGCAGATACTGGCGATAGTGCAGCGACTAAAGAAGGTTGGAGGCGAGTTTTGTGACAGCCGATCCGAGCGGTTACTCACCACGATGCAGCAACAGAGCATGGAGTTCTTCCGGCGATATCATGCCGCTTGTTTGGAGGAGATTGGGCTGTTCTTCGACCACGAGGTGTGGGTACCGATTGGAAGCTTCCACGATGTGACACAGCTGCAAGAGTATCGGAACTTCCGACATGCGCTCGCACGTACAGCAGCCGCTCGAACGGCCCGCGGTAGTCCTGCCGGAACGGCTCGTAGTGGAGAGACACCCGCTGCCGATCTGATCCCGGACAGTGCATCGTCGATGCATTCGCAGGATGAGAGCTCGCTGTACGGATCTTGTGGGTATTTTCTGCGTTTTACCGAGAAGAGCTCACCGTTTGATGGTGGCTTCGACAGCACGATGCTAGAGGAGGATATCCTGGCCGGAATCGCGGATGAATCGTCCTACTACTGCTCGGAGGATAGCAGCGATAATAATGAGCAGCAATCGCCAGGCTCACCCGGTCCTCACGTGCCTCCGACCGTCTCGACAGCACCCTCGACACCCATCGTCGTGGTTAACACGTCTCTCACGGTGCTACGGTGTATCGGGCGATATCTCTACTTCTGCAAGCTGCTGCACCCAATCACACCTCACATCGTACGCTCGATGGCCGAGTTAATCGACTACTATCTCTACTCGGTGCATGATCTATTTTCCGCAGATTTGCCGGTGCCACGAGACAACCTGGCCAGTGGGCGGCTTCGTACGGCGCTGCAACGTATCCAGGCAGAATTGCTACCGAAGTTGCGCCGCGTTTGGCCACTCTCAGATGAGATGGTGCGGCCAGATCTGTCTGATCCGGACACGGTGTACGGATTGCATCGACGTATCGTCGCGAGCGAAAGCTGCCTCACACTCGTGGCCCAGTTCCGCCAGATGGAACCGTATTTGGGTGGGTTGCTTGGAGCTGGTGGTAATCTTGATGAGGGTGGCTGGACACAGACGGCACTACGCGAGTACCTCGTACGTACGGCGGAGTACGTACCGGATGTACGAAAGCCCATCTTTATGTGCTCAACGGCTCGCATCATCGATCTGCAGGCCGTGTTGGGCGCAATGAACAAAGTCAAATGGGACATCAACCACGTGAACGTGCAACATTCGCCGTACATCGACACCATCAACCGG GGTGTCCAGTACTTTGCCATGAAGCTGGAAGAGGAAACCTCCTCCGTGTTGCTGTCCCGGGATGTACTGTGGGACAGTTTCGTACACGTGCTAACGCATCTCCTCGTCGAAGG GTTCTCTAATGCCAAAAAGTGCTCGGCGGGTGGTCGTGCGCTGATGCAGCTCGATTTCACCCACTTCTGGTCGCTGCTGGAGATTGTGTCCGGTGGCAAACATCCGGAGCATCGGGCGTACGTCGAGCAGTACGTGAAGGCGTACTACTTACCGAAGGACCTGCTCGAGCAGTGGTTGCTCGAACCGCACGGTTATTCGTCGAAGCATCTGGCTGGGCTGGTGCAGTGTGCGTGCAGTAGCGACAAGAAGGCCCGCCAACGGCTCCTGGCGCTGGTTGAATCATCCGCAGGACCTGCGACGCCGGCCGATTCCTCTCCCACGTCACCTGCGGCTATCCCGACCGAATCCGGCCTTCCGTCGGAACCTTAA
- the LOC128728694 gene encoding inhibin beta chain yields MDGTMRVYNATLWIRLELKMKPKSKASKNAGSMAGGDNHWSLHGGNKVLILWVFRIINGSKPADTMSKEEEFSKHTEMIAKHTIPLETGLGWQQIDLTNAVRQWHGEKRNDSLKLFVDCSGCGNKIRVHIFEHATNHHHLHHYSRVGLYASRKQKPVLMMDSAPRSMFKSKHPKSQERKVAYAEGTDDDYNRPHLFVSLATTQVRRLRRRALDCTGAPNEQCCKQKFYVDFKALKWDDWIIRPHGYYANYCKGSCHLADKFSSEYHYVIDQYRRQGSTAGRGLGKMHHKAGGGGVGGAGGGSGLAGIHQCCAPVKYSPMSLIFYGPDGRIIKQDLAKMIVEECGCP; encoded by the exons ATGGACGGTACAATGCGTGTATATAACGCCACACTTTGGATCCGATTGGAGTTGAAAATGAAGCCGAAAAGCAAGGCGAGCAAAAACGCAGGCAGCATGGCCGGTGGAGACAACCATTGGAGCCTTCACGGCGGTAACAAGGTGCTGATCCTGTGGGTGTTCCGCATTATCAACGGCTCGAAACCAGCCGACACAATGAGCAAGGAAGAG GAGTTCTCAAAGCACACGGAAATGATAGCTAAACACACCATCCCGCTCGAGACGGGACTCGGCTGGCAGCAGATTGATCTCACAAACGCCGTCCGTCAGTGGCAcggtgaaaaacgaaacgatagCCTCAAGCTGTTTGTCGACTGTTCCGGTTGCGGGAACAAGATACGGGTGCACATTTTTGAGCACGCCACCAACCATCACCATCTGCATCACTACTCGCGTGTGGGGTTATACGCCAGCCGGAAGCAGAAGCCGGTGCTGATGATGGACAGTGCGCCACGATCGATGTTCAAATCGAAGCATCCAAAAAGCCAGGAACGTAAGGTCGCGTATGCTGAAGGTACGGACGATGACTACAACCGGCCTCATCTGTTCGTGAGCCTTGCAACGACCCAGGTACGACGGTTGAGGCGCCGTGCTCTAGACTGCACTGGGGCACCGAATGAGCAGTGCTGCAAGCAGAAGTTCTATGTCGACTTTAAGGCTCTCAAGTGGGACGACTGGATTATACGGCCGCACGGTTACTACGCCAACTACTGCAAGGGTAGTTGCCATCTGGCGGACAAATTCAGCTCTGAGTACCACTATGTGATCGATCAGTACCGACGTCAGGGTAGTACCGCTGGTAGAGGGCTAGGTAAGATGCATCATAaagctggcggtggtggtgttggggGTGCTGGCGGGGGCTCGGGTCTTGCTGGTATACATCAATGCTGTGCCCCGGTTAAATACTCGCCAATGTCGCTGATATTTTACGGGCCTGATGGTCGAATTATCAAGCAAGATTTGGCGAAAATGATCGTCGAAGAGTGTGGTTGTCCGTGA
- the LOC128728781 gene encoding E3 ubiquitin-protein ligase Hakai: protein MDSDDGAGTKRSGRGRGRSRGTRGRGRGRGRGRGKKATRVISSDEEEELASPEPEKENGEHTEKPSSGSKRRSIEIEPIKEPMDMGQPLPVPAEPEPEPLTAATLLPAPTSAPLIIDMEADISQLEAPTFTTISRGPPEPMLRLSWSHKVNLIGEKVLNPMIYCCDQCDNPILIYGRMIPCKHVFCLRCAHSDNVKVVCPRCKEKVIRVEQTGLGTVFMCTHGGTRYGNTGCRRTYLSQRDLQAHINHRHVTNPAPPMPPAQTIQPLIIPTAHQPTQSMELSPMNKLLAEKVGTGVSPLRKNSCEQLNSPRAGIIRSELDNYYGYNNGMYATGHSATSQHLHMPIGVPQQSPVQQHLSRTGYSPYGHQASSPQHQQQQQQQSSGSSSISSSLWSQSTSQYYR, encoded by the exons ATGGATTCGGACGATGGTGCGGGGACTAAGCGATCTGGTCGAGGCCGTGGCCGCTCAAGGGGAACCCGGGGACGTGGCCGAGGACGCGGGCGTGGCCGTGGCAAGAAAGCAACACGTGTGATCTCCTCCGACGAGGAGGAGGAATTGGCTTCCCCCGAACCGGAGAAGGAAAACGGCGAACATACGGAGAAGCCTTCGTCGGGTAGCAAGCGACGCAGTATTGAGATTGAACCAATCAAGGAACCGATGGATATGGGACAACCACTGCCCGTGCCCGCCGAACCGGAACCAGAGCCGCTAACGGCGGCTACTCTGTTACCCGCTCCGACCAGCGCGCCACTTATTATAGACATGGAAGCAGACATCTCGCAGCTGGAGGCACCTACTTTCACGACCATCTCACGTGGCCCACCGGAGCCGATGCTGCGGTTAAGCTGGTCCCACAAAGTGAACCTGATCGGCGAGAAGGTACTCAACCCGATGATCTACTGCTGCGACCAATGCGACAACCCAATCCTGATCTACGGTCGCATGATACCGTGCAAGCACGTTTTCTGCCTCCGGTGTGCCCACTCCGACAACGTGAAGGTGGTGTGTCCACGCTGCAAAGAGAAGGTGATCCGGGTGGAGCAGACCGGGCTCGGGACAGTGTTTATGTGCACTCACGGTGGCACACGGTATGGAAATACGGGCTGCCGGCGGACGTACCTTTCCCAGCGGGACCTGCAGGCTCACATCAACCATAGACACGTGACCAACCCGGCGCCACCGATGCCTCCAGCCCAAACGATACAGCCGCTGATCATACCGACAGCCCATCAACCCACCCAGTCGATGGAGCTGTCGCCTATGAACAAGCTCCTGGCGGAGAAGGTAGGCACTGGCGTGTCGCCGCTACGCAAGAATTCATGTGAGCAACTCAATTCACCCCGGGCCGGCATAATACGAAGCGAACTCGATAACTACTATGGTTATAACAACGGAATGTACGCAACAGGACACTCTG CCACCAGTCAGCACCTGCACATGCCGATTGGTGTTCCCCAGCAGTCACCAGTTCAACAGCATCTCTCCCGCACCGGTTATTCGCCGTACGGACACCAAGCTTCGTCCccgcaacaccagcagcaacagcagcagcaatcatCTGGCTCATCCTCTATATCATCGTCTCTCTGGAGTCAGTCCACTAGCCAGTACTATCGTTAA